Genomic DNA from Corynebacterium kroppenstedtii:
TTCGCTTGTCGATTCATCCCGTAAGGGAGGCGTAGTGCGCGCCAACCAAAACCATCCGCTCCGAAGAGGTAAGAATTGTGACTAGACTCAAAACCCGCGTTAAAGTGATCGCTGCCACTGCGATAGTGTCCGCCGCTGCAGCAGTCGGAGCCGTCGCAACTTCGGGCAACTTTGAGGCAAAAGCTGATGATGGAAATTACGTCAGCTTTGGTGATTCAATCCCATCAAACCCAACACAGATTCAGCTTTCCGCACAAGCTAACGACCAGCTTAGATCCCAACTGAATATTCCTGAGGTTGCACCCGGCCACTGTGCCCTGGGTAAAGATAACTTCCCGAATCGCATCGGCCACGACACTGGTATTGAGACAAACAATTATGCATGTGCCGCTTCTCCAGCTGCGGCCGAGCATCCGCATAACTTCCGGGCGCAGGTAGACGCAGCTCTTCATGAAGGTAAATTGAATAATAAAACGCGGTTAGTCAGCGTTTTCTTTGGGTTCAATGATGTGTATCAGAACGCCAACTTGCCTTTCGAAGAGCACAAAGCGTTGTTCGTGAATACCATGGCTGATCAGATTAATCGGGTTCGTCAAGCGGCTCCCAACGCCAGAATCGTGGTTGGCGGATACCCTGATCTGACCGACGGAAATAACAACATCTGTCCTACTAATCTCTTTGGGGTTGCAGGCCATGTCTATGGCGGGGGTTGGGCACCCGTGCAGGACTTCGTCCGTGACTGGCAGCGGTCAGCTGCAGAAAAGGCCGGCGTCCCATACCTTGACATGATGGCCGAAATCAATGCGGCGAATAATAACAATGGTTGCACCGATAATCCCCACCGCTTGTCGGCTTCCCTAGTGGATGATCAGGAGCACAACCTATGGGGACACCTGACGGCAGATGGTAACCAGTTCTATGCGGACAAAGTTCGTAGCTACATGGCCTAACTCTGTGTAAGCAACTTCGGTGAAGCTGCCGTAAACAGTAAATTCGAAATTCTCCTGTTCGTTTGAAAGGTTGAAATGGATTTTCAAAGTTTTTGGGAAACATACGCCCCGAAAGGCCCGCTATTTTTCACCACGGGCACTTGGAATTTTGACGATTGGGCAACGCGATTAATGAATGCGGCTCCCGATATCATGTACTTCTTCAAATAGCCTTAGTTGCCAGGTCGCCCGGGTCGCTCAATTAATCGCTTGAGTCCAAGTCGTTAAGAAGCTAATTCAGCACATCAAATCGGCTTTTGAGTTAGGTCCGGGCATTGGCTAGATTTCGGCGCACGCTCAACAGAGCTTGTAGTTCCAGCCGGGCATTAGAAGCCTAAAAACCATTCGATCGTTTACTTGATACTCACTGTCATCGCTTTTGGAAATATAGTTTTGTTACCCTATCAAACATAGGGGTCTTCAAGCGCCGGACAATGTGACAGCAAACGGCTCTACACCTCGTTTCGCCCTGCACCGCCGAACTTCGAATGGAGTCGGTGTCTCGAACTTCTATATTAGGATTGGATTTCAATGAATACCCAGGTTCCCGGACCGCGACCGTTACCCGGCATTGGGACCTTGTACGCGATAAATCCAGCCAAAGTGGTTGAATCCGCGCAGAAGTTGGCTCACGAATATGGTGGCATTTATGTTCACCACCTGCCGAATAAACCACCGCTATATGTGATTACTTCCTTCGAGCTGGCTAATGAGTTGGCTGATGAATCTAGATTTCAAAAAGATATTCATGACGCCTTGGCTGAGATTCGGGCTTTCGCTGGAAATGGTCTCTTTACCGCCGATCAGGACGATCCTGAGTGGGAACGTGCTCACAGGATTCTGATGCCGGCTTTTACCCCCGTTGCTTTAAAGGGCATGTATGAGGGAATGGCGGATATAGCTGACCAGTTAATGTATAAGTGGTCGCGGACCCGTGGTGATGCCAGGGTTGATCTACCTAGCGACTTTACGCGCCTGACGTTGGATACAATCGCGCTAACATCGTTTAGTTACCGCTTCAATTCGTTCTATTCTGAAAAGCTTCATCCTTTCATTGGCGCCATGGCGGATGGTCTTGATGAGTCGGGGAAGCGCGCGCACCTGCCGGACTTTGCGAAGAAGATGAATGTCCTCGCTGATCGTCGCTTTCATAACGATGTCACGGTGATGGAGGACCTCGTTGACTTCCTTATCGCCGAGCGCAAACAAAACCCCTCTCCGGAAGGTGAAGAGGACGTGTTGGATCTTATGCTGTCGGCAAAAGATCCTTCGTCAGGAAAGGGGCTTAGTGATCGGAATCTCCGTTACCAGTTAATTACCTTTTTGATCGCTGGCCATGAGACTACGTCAGGACTTCTAAGCTTCACCCTTTATGAGCTTTTGAAAAATCCTGATGTTATGGCAAGAGCTCGTGAAGTCGTTGATAACGTCCTAGATGGCCGGTTCCCTGAGTATGACGATATTAAAGATCTGGGCTACCTTGACCAAATATTGCGCGAAACGCTACGGAAGTATCCACCAGCGCCTGGGTATGCCGTAACGCCTCTTGAACCCACCGTCCTAGGAAAAGGGTCCAAAGTGTTACCGGAGGGCGTTCGAGTTGAACCCGGTGATGTTCTATTTATAGAACTCAGCCTGTTGCACCGTGACCCAAGTGTCTGGCCAGACCCTGAAAAATTCGATCCAGACCGTTTCAGCAGCGAACGTGCAACGGAAATCCCGCATAATGCCTGGAAACCATTTGGGAACGGACAGCGTTCATGTATCGGCCGCTTCTTCGCCCTCCAGGAAGCTACTTTAGCGTTGGCCCTGGCACTCCAGCATTTCGAATTCGAGTTTGAAGACCCAAATTATCAACTTCATTTCCTTGATGGTCTGACCCGTAAGCCCAAAGACTTCTTTGTACATATCAAGCCGAGGAAGGGACGGCCTTATCTCGGTATGGCCGGTACTTCGAAGAAGCACCAGGATGAGACGGCGGAAAACAGCAATCTTGGGCAGAGCCTTCAGCAGAAAGAGCCAAATGGCTACGGTCTAACCATTTTGTATGGGTCTAATGCTGGGACGAGTAAAAACTTTGCGCGACAGCTAGCCACCTTCGGCCAGGCACAAGGTTTCGACGTAGCTTTTAAGGAGCTAAATGAAGTAGTGGGGCAAAAGCTTCCTACTGATCAGCCAGTTTTAATCTGTACAGCTTCATATGAGGGGCTTCCCACCGATAACGCCCGAAAGTTCGTAAATTGGCTCACTTCCACGGTTGATGCGGATCTTTCCGGCGTCAAATACGCAGTTCTTGGTGTTGGCAACAGTGAATGGGCAAATACATTCCAACGGATCCCAACCTTGATCGATGAACAGCTAGAAGCCTTGGGTGCAGAAAGAATTCTGGACCGCGGTGTGGCTGACGTCCGGTCGGATTATGCTGGTGCCTTCGAAGACTGGTCCCAAGAGCTATGGGATCGGATCTCCACTTTGACCGGAGTCGACCTGGATGCAGGTGAGATTGGTGACCAGGTTTCTGTCTCTATGATTTCTGGAGACAGGAATACCGTGCTTCGTGATGAACCTGAAAATGGTTTTGTTAACGCTGTTATAGAAGAAAACCAGGTTTTAAGCACTGAAGCTGATGGCCCAATTAACCACAAGCGGAAGATAGCAATTCGCCTGCCTGAGGGGACGGAGTACAAGACCGGTGACTACCTCGAGTTCGTGCCAAGAAATCCGGCCGAACAGGTAGAGCGAGTGCTATCCAAATTCGATCTGTCCGCCGACCAACAAGTTCGCTTAGCCGGAAGGTCAAGTTTTCTTCCGCTCGATGTCCCCGTCACGGTGAGTGAGCTAATTGGGGGCTATGTCGAACTCAACACGCCAGCCTCTGTTCGTCAAGTTCGCGAATTGGCTAGCGAATGCGTATGCCCTCCTGAAAAAGCGAAGTTAGAAGAACTAGCTGACGACAAGAACTATCAACGGGAGATTCAAGACAAACGCCGATCGGTTTTAGACTTGCTAACCGAGTTTAAATCGATCGACACAACATTCGAGGCTTTTCTCGGTATGTTGCAGCCCATGAAACCACGGAAGTATTCCATCTCGTCTTCGGCCCTCAGGGACCCGCAGTTGGCAGAACTTACTATTTCCCAAATTGATGCACCAGCATGGTCAGGTTTTGGAAGGTATAGAGGGGTTGCTACCACGTGGCTGGCCAATAAACCGGTAGGTTCCCGGATCTCGGTATCTGTAACGCCGGGTAATACGCACTTCCGTCCTGAAAAGTTGATCGAGCGACCAATGATAATGGTTGCAGCCGGTACCGGGATTGCTCCCATGCGTGCTTTTCTTGAAGAAAATGTCGTCCGCGCGAAGAACAGTGATGACCAATTGAGTCGGAGCCTGTTTTTCTATGGCTGCCACGGCGCATCCTCGGACTACCTGTATAAAGACGAACTCATGAAGTGGGAAGAAAGTGGTGCCGTCGATGTACGCGAAGCCTTTTCGCGTCACCCGGAGTCAATGGGAACCGAGAATATCGAGGTTAAGCATGTTCAGGACAGGTTGTGGGTAGACCGTGATGATGTAATTGAACTACTTGAGCAAGGGGCACGAATCTATGTGTGTGGTGATGCCGAACACCTCGCCCCGGCCGTAAGAGCGACAGTAACGAAGATTATTGCAGATAAAGACGGTTTAGATGTCACCACTGCCCAGGAAAAGGTTGAATCGATGGAACGTGAAGACTTCACATACGTTTGTGACGTTTTCAGCTAATCGATTTATGGACCATTAAAGGAGAAAATTCTATGGCCGACTACACCCTGCATCCCGAGACTGATCTGCATGTGTCAAAAAAGCAGTTAGTTCAGCAGTTTTTGTTTTTCCTAAAACAGGTGAAGCGTACTGACGTTTTCGAATTAGGTGGCATAAGAGGAATACGCGAAAACGCGAAGTTCCTAAAGCGCTGGGGTGCCCTAGAAGCAGGAAATCTTGCGATAAGCGCCCGCAAGGATCCCGACCGAACGGCACTCATCGACGATAAAGGTCAGTTCACGTACAAGGAGCTTTACGACGAAACTCTAAGGTTGGCACATGGTTTCCAGGATAATGGCGTCGTTGCGGGACAGAATGTAGCAGTACTGGCTTTAAATGGACGGGATGTCCTTCTCCCCCTATTTGCACGGCAAATGGTCGGATATCATATTTTCATGATCAACGCGAATAGCTCGGGGCAGCAAATCGAAAAAGTTCTTGAGTTTCACGAGATCACGACAATTATTGTTGATAGTAATTTCTACGGACGCCTCACAGAGAAAACTAAAGCCACGGTCCAAGTGATTATTGGATATGAAGAAGACGGCTTTAGCGCTGCCGATGAGGGTCTGAAAACGTTACAAGATATCATCGACGGCGCTTCGGTCCCAGAAACAGCTTATCGCTTTGGGGAAGACAATCTTCCCAAGAATCCTCCGAGGTCAGTTCACGTGGTGATGACGTCGGGAACTACCGGTATGCCCAAGGGCGTGGTGCGACGGATGCTCAGGTCACCCCAAGGGGTTGCTCCTGCATTGGCTGCATATCCCCTACACCGCAACATGCGTCTCCTTCTTACCTCCGTATTGTTCCACTTTTACGGCTGGGGAATGCTCGTGCTTTGCTTGCTAACGACGTCCACGATCATTACCCAGCGGAAATTTGATCCGGAAAGAGTTATCAAGGAAATCGATAAGTACGACATTGACAGCTGGGCTAGTGCAGCCTCAAGGCTGAGGGAAACGTGTGCTTACCTTGACAACGCTGGAATTGAGCGAGTCAACGGTCTCGACTTCATAATTTCCTCCGGTAGCCCCTTAATGCCGTATGAGGTCGAAGAGGTTAATTCTAAGTTCGGACGTATCCTCGTTAACGGCTACGGAAGCACTGAAACCTCTATTCTGGCGGGATCGAGCGCTGAAGAGCTAGGAAACGATCCCACGTTGACAGGGACCGTTTACCCCGGGGTTCGTGTTGAGATTCGTGATGAAGATGGTAATTCGGTCCCGGAGGGGGAAACTGGTGAGGTTTGTGCTTCAACGTATGACATGTTCGCAGGATATACAGACCCGAAAATTAAGATGAGAACAGTTGACGGCATGTTGCGAATGGGGGACAAGGGTTACTTTAAGGACGGTAAGCTCTATGTGCTTGGCCGCGCCGATGATTTGGTAATTACTCAGTATGGCGAGAAGATTTTCCCATCTGAAATTGAAGATCTCCTCGTTCGAGATGATCGGATTGGTGACGTACACGTACACGGGGTCAAGGATCCGAAGTATGGGCAGGCTCTCGTGGCTTACGTGATTCGAAGTGAGGGCGTAGCGCCAAGCGATTTAACTGCAGACGATATTCGCGCTACCACGAAGGCTCATCTCTCCGAGGCTCATGTTCCGAGGGACGTGTTTTTCGTTGATAGTTTTCCGAGAAATCCCATGGGTAAAGTTATCCGACACGAGCTGCCTGATCACTCGACGGCTCCAGAATCTTAAAGTCAAACCTGATTTCGACTTATGCTGGTGATTGCGGTGCCGGGCGTATATCACCAGTGGACTTTGATGAGCTAAATTTCCATACGGATCTTTGGTATTCGTGCATAGCCCATTATAGCTCCTGGTGTGAAGCGTCAAAATAATTGGAAAAGGAACCGTTTCTGTTGTAATGACAGGCGGTTCCTTTTCGATTTTAAATAGTAAAGAAGAATATAAGTCCCCAGTGCAATTCTTCCGTGTAACCCTATTTAAAGGTGAAGAGGTCTTCAGCCAATGAATACTAAATCCTATACCTTCGAAACGCGGGTTCCTCGGGTACTTTCCAAGAAGGAAATCTTCAAGCAGCTTGCCCTGCTCCTCAAGCGGTCTTGCCAAAAAGAGTTTGTTAAGTTCAATGGTTGGGCTGACCTCCGAAAGGATCTAAAGAATCTTAAGCGTTGGGGCGGGTTAGAGGGCTTTATAATTTCCCGAGGAGCTCGGCAAGTTCCTAGCCGTCCGGCTCTGATCGATGACGATGGCACACTGACATATAAAGAGCTATACGATGCTGCGTATAAGTTAGCTCAGGCTCTGCACTCTCGTGGCTTGGGTGACGGCGCCAACGTTGCGGTTATGGCCCTTAATGGTCGTGGTTCGATTCTTCCACTCTGCGCACGTCAGATGGCTGGCTACAATATTTTCATGATCAACGCGAACGCGTCGGCACCTCAAATCGAGCAGTACCTCGACTTCCACCAGGTAGACGCCCTCATCGTGGACGAAGAATTCATTCCGCTGCTGACAGATAAGTCCCGGGACCGCACTGTCTTTATAGCCCATCGTGATAAAACGTCGTCGAGCAAGAGTGGTGCGAGCGACACCTACGTATCGATTAACCAGCTTATCCACACCGCTCCCGCCGATTACGAGCTGCCTGAAAAGCCTTATAAAGGGATGCATGTGGTGATGACGTCGGGAACCACCGGCACGCCCAAGGGCGTGGTGCGTCGGCCATTGAATTCACCCCAGGGTTTCGCATCGGTCGCAGATGCTATGCCATTAGAACGTGGTATGACCGTTCTCTTAACGGCGGTCCTATTCCACGCCTATGGCTGGGCATACATGGGGTTTGCCTTTTTCACCCAGTCCACTGTCATAGCCCGCAGACATTTTTCCGGAAGCCAGGTTATTCACGACTTCAAAAAGTATGACGTCACGATGTGGGTGACGGCGGCAACGCGCATCCGCGAAGTCATTGGTTACATGGATGAACAGGACATAGACCGGTATGACGGCCTCAAAATCATTACGAGCTCCGGCAGTCCCCTCATTCCTTATGAAATCAAGCGGGCCAATGAAAAATTCGGCCCCGTCCTGTACTCGATGTATGGCAGCAGTGAAACATCTGCCGTTGCCGTCGCGCCAGCAAATGAATTGGTGAAAGACCCGGAGCTGACAGGAAAAATTTACCCCGGATGCATCGTCAAAATCTTCGATGATGAAGGAAATGAGCTTCCAGAAGGGGAAGAAGGCCTCGTCGCCATTTCCTGCTTCGACCTTTTCGCTGGTTACACAGACCCCAATATCTCTATTCCCTCAATTAAAGGTTATTGGCCAATGGGGGATCGCGGGGTCGTTCGCGATGGAAAGCTGTATGTGCACGGTCGCGCGGATGACCTTGTGATTACTCAGTATGGGGAGAAGATATACCCCATCGAGCTTGAAGAAAGCATTATGCAAATGCCAGGAGTGCAGGATGTCACCGTACTAGCCGCTGACGACAAAACAACCGGCCAAGCGCTTCGCGCCTACGTCATCCGCGATACTGGATCAGAACGGCCATATGCTGACGAAGTGAGAAAATGGGTGGAAGAACACCTCTCCAAGGCGCATGTTCCTCGAGATGTCGTCTTCGTGAAAAACTTCACCCGTGGACCAGCTGGAAAAGTTATTAAACGCGAGCTACCACACTACGGGGAAGAATATAGCGATTAAGTAGAACAGTTAAAGTAACTAACTACCCGTGTCTGCATTAGGTAGGTTAATTCCGGTTGTAGAAAATGTGAAGTATTTGAGAGTCGTTTGATCAGGTTATAGTAATTTTGCGGTAAAAAGTAACGCTTGATACGCTCATTCCGATTTGAACACTGCAGCTGTTTCCCTAATTTTGCTGTCAGATAACGCTTAAAGGAATGTAGATTTGTCAAATTTTACGCTTACTCCACGGATCAACCACGGAGCACCTGCTAAGGTCAAACTTCAGCAGTTTGGCTACTTTTTGCGTATTCTCAAGGACCTCGAGGTCCTCGAGCCCGTGGGGCCTGGCGACATCGCCGCCGCAGCGAAAAGCTTCTACCGCTGGGGAGCACTGGAAACGACCATGCTATCCATGGCTGCCCGGATGAATCCGGACCGATTAGGGCTCGTCGACGATGACGGCGAGCTCACTTACGCCGAATTTTGGGAGTGCACCAACCGCCTCGCCCTTGGCCTGCAGGCTCGCGGAGTCAAGGCCGGCACCAACGTCGCTGTTTTAGCCCGCAATGGTAGGGCAGCCATACTCCCCCTTACGTGCCGCCACATGCTGGGCTTCAACATCTTTATGATCAACGCGAACACGTCGGCAAAACAGCTCGAGCACGTCCTGGCATTCAACCACATTGACGTCTTCATCCTGGACGATGAATTCCTCCCCATGCTCGCAGATGATGCCACAGATAAATATGACATCATCCTCGGCCACGTCGATAACTCCGACAACGCTGAACGTTATGAGACCATGGATGACATCATCAGGCAGGCCCGAGTAACAGACTCGCTACCCTTAAGACCGAAACGTGGCTTCCACGTTGTTATGACGTCGGGAACCACCGGAATGCCGAAGGGCGTGATCCGTGGGGCCTTCAAGTCGCCGCAAGGGGCGGCACCATTAGTCTCAGGGATTCCCTGGAAGCGGGGCCTCACTGTCATCCTCACCAGTGTTCTCTTCCACGACTATGGATGGGCCAACCTCGTCTTATCCTTATTTACGCAATCCACCATCATTGCTCGACGGGGCTTCTCTCCGGAAGAAACACTGCGCGACATCCAGCACTACAACGCCACGGCGATGTGCTCGGCTGCATCGTGGCTCCGTTCCATCGTCTCCTATATGGATAACGAAGGAATTGACCACGTTGACGGACTTCGTTTCATCGTCTCAGCAGGTAGCCCCTTGGCTGCGCATGAAATCGAAAAAACCAACGAAAAATTCGGCGGCCTAGAAGGTGGCCCAGAAGCCCAACCCGTCCTGTGCAACCTCTACGGAAGCTCAGAATCCGGCCCGATCGCCGTCGCACGGCCCGAAGAACTCGCCGCGGACACCGCACTCAGTGGCCGCATCTACCCCGGCGAAATCGTCGACATCCGCGACGAGGACGGCAACCCGGTACCTGAAGGCGAAATTGGCCTTATCTGGGTTGCTGTGTACGACCTCTTCGCTGGGTACACCGACCAAGACATCGACATCCCCACCATCAACGGTGCGATCTGCATGCACGACCGCGGGTACATCACCGATGGCAACATGCTCCACGTGCTCGGCCGTGGGGATGACCTCATCATTACCCAATACGCCGAAAAAATCTTCCCCATCGAGATTGAAAACGCCCTTGTTTCGCACTCGCGGATCCACGACTCCTATGTCCACGGCGTCGCGGACGACCAGTATGGTCAGGCCATTCGCGCCTACATCATCAGAGAACAAGGCACCGACCCGATCACCGCAGACGAAGTCCGCGAGCACGTTGTCAATGAACTCTCCGAGGGGCACCGCCCCCGGGACGTCTTCTTCGTTGACGAATTCCCCCGCAACCCCATGGGCAAAGTCATCCGCAAGAAACTCCCCGGGCACTCCACCGTCGAGTAAAGCTAGCAGCAACGAGCATCGGGGACCACCGAGTAGGTGCCGGGCTTTACCTCTCCGAGCGGTCAGCCAGCGTCGGGCGAATAGGACGTGCCAGCTGAGTCATCTCCTTGCGCCCGCGCAGCTCCACGGACTTCAGCACAGTCCACCGCGCCTGCTCCGCCTCATTTGCGCGACGCAGCGTCGCAGCAGAGGTTAAAACACGGCCAGGAGTGTCCTTAGCCAAATCCGTCAACCGAGCGGCCTGGTTCACCGCGTCTCCGATCACCGTGTACTCAAAACGGTCATGGGCACCAATGTGACCAGCCACAACGTGCCCGGCAGCCACACCAATACCCGACTGTAGGCGCAGTCCGCGCAGCTCTGCCCGAAGCTCACGCGCCGCCGCCAACGCGTGGCCAGCGATGTCGTCAAGCGGGAGCGGAGCCCCGAAAACAGCCAGCGCAGCGTCGCCCTCAAACTTGTTGATAATCCCGCGGTGCTTGTGCACGATCTCCACGACGCGATCAAAGTACTGATTCAGCGTCTCCACAACATCTTCCGGCGAATGATTCACCGCGAACGTCGTTGAACCAATCACGTCGACGAACAGCACCGCAACCAGGCGGTCTTCACCCCCCAACACCGGGTTCTCCTCCATCGCCTGGCGCGCAACCTCGATGCCCACGTACTGACCGAACACATCGCGCACACGCTGGCGATCCCGCAAACCACGCATCATCTCGTTAAAACCGGCCTGCAGAACACCAATTTCCGAGCCGTCATAAATCGGGACGTCAGTGTCCGTCTCACCGCGACGCACGCGGAGGATCGCGTCCTGAAGCTCATCAATGGGGTCAGCGATGCTCATCGAGAGCAGCGCAGCACCGGCCCAGCCCGTCACCAACGACGTCCCCGCCAACGCCACTACAGCGGGCATCAAACTCGCCGCGTCGCTAGAGAAAAACCCCTGGCGAGCCCCCACCGCCAACAGCACGATACCCACCACGGGGATGGCCGTCGTCGTTACCCATACTTGGCGGATCCGCCCGCTAATTGACGGCTCCAGAAAAGTACGGTCCGCGTTCACCGTCAGGGCAGTGATCGCGATCGGGCGAACGCGACGCTCCGCAATAAAATACGTGAGCATCGTGACCATCGCACCACCCAGAAGAGCAGTCACGCACACCGACACAGCGAGGCTCGCCGAACGGGTAGCGGCCACCGCCGTAAAAATAACCACACCAATCAGCCACAGAGCCGCACCCAGGAATGCCTGGAAAGCGGGGATACGCAGGACTAAGTGACGGATCATGATCGGATCGAAGCGATCAGGATGGCGCTGCCACCTCAA
This window encodes:
- a CDS encoding SGNH/GDSL hydrolase family protein — its product is MTRLKTRVKVIAATAIVSAAAAVGAVATSGNFEAKADDGNYVSFGDSIPSNPTQIQLSAQANDQLRSQLNIPEVAPGHCALGKDNFPNRIGHDTGIETNNYACAASPAAAEHPHNFRAQVDAALHEGKLNNKTRLVSVFFGFNDVYQNANLPFEEHKALFVNTMADQINRVRQAAPNARIVVGGYPDLTDGNNNICPTNLFGVAGHVYGGGWAPVQDFVRDWQRSAAEKAGVPYLDMMAEINAANNNNGCTDNPHRLSASLVDDQEHNLWGHLTADGNQFYADKVRSYMA
- a CDS encoding bifunctional cytochrome P450/NADPH--P450 reductase; its protein translation is MNTQVPGPRPLPGIGTLYAINPAKVVESAQKLAHEYGGIYVHHLPNKPPLYVITSFELANELADESRFQKDIHDALAEIRAFAGNGLFTADQDDPEWERAHRILMPAFTPVALKGMYEGMADIADQLMYKWSRTRGDARVDLPSDFTRLTLDTIALTSFSYRFNSFYSEKLHPFIGAMADGLDESGKRAHLPDFAKKMNVLADRRFHNDVTVMEDLVDFLIAERKQNPSPEGEEDVLDLMLSAKDPSSGKGLSDRNLRYQLITFLIAGHETTSGLLSFTLYELLKNPDVMARAREVVDNVLDGRFPEYDDIKDLGYLDQILRETLRKYPPAPGYAVTPLEPTVLGKGSKVLPEGVRVEPGDVLFIELSLLHRDPSVWPDPEKFDPDRFSSERATEIPHNAWKPFGNGQRSCIGRFFALQEATLALALALQHFEFEFEDPNYQLHFLDGLTRKPKDFFVHIKPRKGRPYLGMAGTSKKHQDETAENSNLGQSLQQKEPNGYGLTILYGSNAGTSKNFARQLATFGQAQGFDVAFKELNEVVGQKLPTDQPVLICTASYEGLPTDNARKFVNWLTSTVDADLSGVKYAVLGVGNSEWANTFQRIPTLIDEQLEALGAERILDRGVADVRSDYAGAFEDWSQELWDRISTLTGVDLDAGEIGDQVSVSMISGDRNTVLRDEPENGFVNAVIEENQVLSTEADGPINHKRKIAIRLPEGTEYKTGDYLEFVPRNPAEQVERVLSKFDLSADQQVRLAGRSSFLPLDVPVTVSELIGGYVELNTPASVRQVRELASECVCPPEKAKLEELADDKNYQREIQDKRRSVLDLLTEFKSIDTTFEAFLGMLQPMKPRKYSISSSALRDPQLAELTISQIDAPAWSGFGRYRGVATTWLANKPVGSRISVSVTPGNTHFRPEKLIERPMIMVAAGTGIAPMRAFLEENVVRAKNSDDQLSRSLFFYGCHGASSDYLYKDELMKWEESGAVDVREAFSRHPESMGTENIEVKHVQDRLWVDRDDVIELLEQGARIYVCGDAEHLAPAVRATVTKIIADKDGLDVTTAQEKVESMEREDFTYVCDVFS
- a CDS encoding AMP-binding protein, whose protein sequence is MADYTLHPETDLHVSKKQLVQQFLFFLKQVKRTDVFELGGIRGIRENAKFLKRWGALEAGNLAISARKDPDRTALIDDKGQFTYKELYDETLRLAHGFQDNGVVAGQNVAVLALNGRDVLLPLFARQMVGYHIFMINANSSGQQIEKVLEFHEITTIIVDSNFYGRLTEKTKATVQVIIGYEEDGFSAADEGLKTLQDIIDGASVPETAYRFGEDNLPKNPPRSVHVVMTSGTTGMPKGVVRRMLRSPQGVAPALAAYPLHRNMRLLLTSVLFHFYGWGMLVLCLLTTSTIITQRKFDPERVIKEIDKYDIDSWASAASRLRETCAYLDNAGIERVNGLDFIISSGSPLMPYEVEEVNSKFGRILVNGYGSTETSILAGSSAEELGNDPTLTGTVYPGVRVEIRDEDGNSVPEGETGEVCASTYDMFAGYTDPKIKMRTVDGMLRMGDKGYFKDGKLYVLGRADDLVITQYGEKIFPSEIEDLLVRDDRIGDVHVHGVKDPKYGQALVAYVIRSEGVAPSDLTADDIRATTKAHLSEAHVPRDVFFVDSFPRNPMGKVIRHELPDHSTAPES
- a CDS encoding AMP-binding protein, translating into MNTKSYTFETRVPRVLSKKEIFKQLALLLKRSCQKEFVKFNGWADLRKDLKNLKRWGGLEGFIISRGARQVPSRPALIDDDGTLTYKELYDAAYKLAQALHSRGLGDGANVAVMALNGRGSILPLCARQMAGYNIFMINANASAPQIEQYLDFHQVDALIVDEEFIPLLTDKSRDRTVFIAHRDKTSSSKSGASDTYVSINQLIHTAPADYELPEKPYKGMHVVMTSGTTGTPKGVVRRPLNSPQGFASVADAMPLERGMTVLLTAVLFHAYGWAYMGFAFFTQSTVIARRHFSGSQVIHDFKKYDVTMWVTAATRIREVIGYMDEQDIDRYDGLKIITSSGSPLIPYEIKRANEKFGPVLYSMYGSSETSAVAVAPANELVKDPELTGKIYPGCIVKIFDDEGNELPEGEEGLVAISCFDLFAGYTDPNISIPSIKGYWPMGDRGVVRDGKLYVHGRADDLVITQYGEKIYPIELEESIMQMPGVQDVTVLAADDKTTGQALRAYVIRDTGSERPYADEVRKWVEEHLSKAHVPRDVVFVKNFTRGPAGKVIKRELPHYGEEYSD
- a CDS encoding AMP-binding protein, with translation MSNFTLTPRINHGAPAKVKLQQFGYFLRILKDLEVLEPVGPGDIAAAAKSFYRWGALETTMLSMAARMNPDRLGLVDDDGELTYAEFWECTNRLALGLQARGVKAGTNVAVLARNGRAAILPLTCRHMLGFNIFMINANTSAKQLEHVLAFNHIDVFILDDEFLPMLADDATDKYDIILGHVDNSDNAERYETMDDIIRQARVTDSLPLRPKRGFHVVMTSGTTGMPKGVIRGAFKSPQGAAPLVSGIPWKRGLTVILTSVLFHDYGWANLVLSLFTQSTIIARRGFSPEETLRDIQHYNATAMCSAASWLRSIVSYMDNEGIDHVDGLRFIVSAGSPLAAHEIEKTNEKFGGLEGGPEAQPVLCNLYGSSESGPIAVARPEELAADTALSGRIYPGEIVDIRDEDGNPVPEGEIGLIWVAVYDLFAGYTDQDIDIPTINGAICMHDRGYITDGNMLHVLGRGDDLIITQYAEKIFPIEIENALVSHSRIHDSYVHGVADDQYGQAIRAYIIREQGTDPITADEVREHVVNELSEGHRPRDVFFVDEFPRNPMGKVIRKKLPGHSTVE
- a CDS encoding adenylate/guanylate cyclase domain-containing protein; this encodes MMTIQEYLRWLRGTSWPLYAASVLLANVVGALAVGAFLRFLLPLGERDDLTDFSSSVGVLYAVYFVAAVVAGIGCTVFLFQSVLRWQRHPDRFDPIMIRHLVLRIPAFQAFLGAALWLIGVVIFTAVAATRSASLAVSVCVTALLGGAMVTMLTYFIAERRVRPIAITALTVNADRTFLEPSISGRIRQVWVTTTAIPVVGIVLLAVGARQGFFSSDAASLMPAVVALAGTSLVTGWAGAALLSMSIADPIDELQDAILRVRRGETDTDVPIYDGSEIGVLQAGFNEMMRGLRDRQRVRDVFGQYVGIEVARQAMEENPVLGGEDRLVAVLFVDVIGSTTFAVNHSPEDVVETLNQYFDRVVEIVHKHRGIINKFEGDAALAVFGAPLPLDDIAGHALAAARELRAELRGLRLQSGIGVAAGHVVAGHIGAHDRFEYTVIGDAVNQAARLTDLAKDTPGRVLTSAATLRRANEAEQARWTVLKSVELRGRKEMTQLARPIRPTLADRSER